In one window of Acanthopagrus latus isolate v.2019 chromosome 15, fAcaLat1.1, whole genome shotgun sequence DNA:
- the exo1 gene encoding exonuclease 1 isoform X2 encodes MGISGLLQFIKDAAEPINVKKYKGQSVAVDTYCWLHKGAFSCAEKLAKGEPTDQYVRYCMKFVDLLLTLRVKPILVFDGRNLPSKQAVEKSRRERREANLQKGRQLLREGKVSEARDCFTRCVNITPAMAHNLIKAARARGVDCIVAPYEADAQLAYLTKSGLAHAVITEDSDLLAFGCKKVILKMDKQGNGLEIDQSNLGRCRSLGNVLTEEKFRYMCILSGCDYLPSLHGIGLSKACKVLRLAKDPDILKVIRKMSQYLKMNLVVPEEYIEGFIKANNTFLYQLVFDPVKRKTVPLNPYPEDIDPASLSYAGLRLGDDTGLQMAMGNLDINTMKKIDDFCPDKPILQPSKPRSHSWNDSPAPTGPSIWSKDFKQANGAPSQNAVLLDRPLATRGKERVINLDSLRLPCRELQVKRPREDSSISDQDMLQQYSASSQKRSRSAQQPHKPTFTRQPWPRSCLPTLLQRRNQEAEEDGQATCSRFFSRSGVRLSTKESAWEDLPQQCEPCHLSPTQINSLNTQTIDSDGPDVSSVDTPSPHPSPSTMSPGSASQGPRLFHWSGSTTSDEQSSKPGSATGLVALQQFQYKKDISSFSTKTHISPGEASAPCPSSTDRNLEDKDNLPDSPPSQDSAFFSQSQPSLASCYNEGDSTFSPPPSYQEDARSDMNSSKDSEPEQSPSHSADAAKNPGMLRSKVSGLSKLKCSSQHQSAKVQTLGPARASGLRKRLVGCGRKTSSPNNENKPGVQATISSLWKNFSFKKDARKITPCEDQVPMSPV; translated from the exons ATGGGAATATCCGGATTGCTGCAGTTCATCAAAGATGCAGCAGAGCCCatcaatgtgaaaaaatacaaaggCCAGTCCGTGGCTGTGGACACATATTGTTGGCTGCATAAAGGAGCATTTTCATGTGCTGAGAAGCTCGCAAAAGGAGAACCAACAGATCa GTATGTACGGTACTGCATGAAATTTGTGGACTTGCTGTTGACCTTAAGAGTCAAACCTATTCTGGTGTTTGATGGACGAAATCTGCCTTCAAAACAAGCTGTGGAAAAGTCCCGCAGAGA ACGCAGAGAAGCCAACCTTCAGAAAGGCCGACAGCTACTACGTGAAGGCAAAGTGTCTGAGGCCAGAGACTGTTTTACCCGCTGTGTTAACATCACCCCAGCCATGGCACACAATCTTATTAAG gCTGCGAGAGCAAGAGGGGTGGATTGCATTGTGGCTCCGTATGAAGCTGATGCCCAGTTAGCTTACCTCACTAAATCTGGTTTGGCCCACGCTGTCATCACAGAAGACTCTGACCTGCTGGCATTTGGCTGCAAAAAG GTTATCCTCAAAATGGACAAGCAAGGAAATGGCTTGGAGATAGACCAAAGTAACCTGGGCCGCTGTCGTTCCCTGGGTAATGTTTTAACAGAGGAGAAGTTTCGCTACATGTGCATCCTGTCTGGCTGTGATTATCTGCCCTCCTTGCATGGTATTGGCCTGAGCAAGGCCTGCAAGGTCTTACGGCTGGCCAAAGACCCTGATATACTGAAG GTGATCAGAAAGATGAGCCAATACCTAAAGATGAACCTAGTTGTTCCAGAAGAGTACATCGAGGGATTCATCAAAGCCAATAACACCTTTCTATACCAGCTGGTGTTTGATCCTGTCAAGAGGAAGACTGTGCCCCTCAACCCATACCCAGAGGACATTGACCCAGCCAGTCTCAGCTATGCTGGACT TCGTCTTGGAGATGACACAGGCTTGCAAATGGCCATGGGAAACCTTGACATCAACACCATGAAGAAGATCGATGACTTTTGCCCGGACAAACCCATTCTTCAG CCTTCTAAACCCCGCAGTCATAGCTGGAATGACTCACCAGCTCCCACTGGGCCCAGTATCTGGAGTAAAGACTTCAAGCAAGCAAATGGTGCCCCGTCCCAGAATGCTGTCCTCCTAGACAGGCCTCTCGCCACCAGGGGGAAGGAGAGAGTCATCAACCTGGACAGTCTGAGACTGCCTTGCCGAGAACTGCAGGTGAAGAGACCACGAGAAG ATTCCAGTATATCAGACCAGGATATGCTGCAGCAGTACTCTGCCTCAAGTCAGAAGCGATCCAGGTCAGCTCAGCAGCCACACAAGCCAACATTTACCAGGCAGCCCTGGCCACGTAGCTGCCTCCCTACTTTGCTACAGAGGAGGAACCAGGAGGCTGAGGAAGATGGCCAGGCCACATGTAGCAG ATTTTTCAGTAGATCAGGAGTCAGATTAAGCACTAAGGAGTCTGCGTGGGAGGATTTACCTCAGCAGTGTGAGCCTTGCCATTTAAGTCCCACTCAGATCAACTCTCTCAACACTCAGACTATTGACAGTGATGGTCCTGATGTTTCATCTGTGGATACCCCCAGCCCACATCCATCACCAAGCACCATGTCTCCTGGATCAGCCAGTCAGGGCCCAAGGCTGTTTCACTGGTCAGGGAGCACCACCTCGGACGAGCAATCAAGCAAGCCTGGCTCTGCTACAGGCCTGGTTGCCCTGCAGCAGTTTCAATACAAGAAGGACATTTCTTCCTTTTCGACAAAAACCCACATATCCCCTGGGGAAGCGTCAGCCCCATGTCCATCCTCCACTGACAGAAACCTAGAGGACAAGGACAACCTCCCAGATTCCCCTCCATCTCAGGACAGTGCCTTCTTCTCCCAGTCCCAGCCTAGCCTTGCTTCCTGCTACAACGAGGGAGACTCCACCTTCAGCCCCCCCCCATCCTACCAGGAGGATGCTAGATCT GATATGAATTCAAGCAAAGATTCTGAGCCAGAGCAGAGTCCCTCGCATTCAGCAGATGCAGCTAAGAATCCTGGCATGCTAAGATCAAAG GTCTCAGGTCTGTCGAAGCTTAAATGCAGCAGTCAGCATCAGTCAGCAAAGGTGCAAACGTTGGGCCCTGCCAGGGCCAGCGGACTGAGGAAAAGGCTTGTGGGTTGTGGGAGGAAAACCTCCTCCCCCAATAACGAGAATAAGCCTGGTGTCCAGGCCACCATCAGCAGCCTCTGGAAGAACTTCAGCTtcaaaaa agatGCAAGGAAGATTACTCCCTGTGAGGACCAAGTGCCCATGTCTCCAGTCTGA
- the exo1 gene encoding exonuclease 1 isoform X1, with protein sequence MGISGLLQFIKDAAEPINVKKYKGQSVAVDTYCWLHKGAFSCAEKLAKGEPTDQYVRYCMKFVDLLLTLRVKPILVFDGRNLPSKQAVEKSRRERREANLQKGRQLLREGKVSEARDCFTRCVNITPAMAHNLIKAARARGVDCIVAPYEADAQLAYLTKSGLAHAVITEDSDLLAFGCKKVILKMDKQGNGLEIDQSNLGRCRSLGNVLTEEKFRYMCILSGCDYLPSLHGIGLSKACKVLRLAKDPDILKVIRKMSQYLKMNLVVPEEYIEGFIKANNTFLYQLVFDPVKRKTVPLNPYPEDIDPASLSYAGLRLGDDTGLQMAMGNLDINTMKKIDDFCPDKPILQPSKPRSHSWNDSPAPTGPSIWSKDFKQANGAPSQNAVLLDRPLATRGKERVINLDSLRLPCRELQVKRPREDSSISDQDMLQQYSASSQKRSRSAQQPHKPTFTRQPWPRSCLPTLLQRRNQEAEEDGQATCSRFFSRSGVRLSTKESAWEDLPQQCEPCHLSPTQINSLNTQTIDSDGPDVSSVDTPSPHPSPSTMSPGSASQGPRLFHWSGSTTSDEQSSKPGSATGLVALQQFQYKKDISSFSTKTHISPGEASAPCPSSTDRNLEDKDNLPDSPPSQDSAFFSQSQPSLASCYNEGDSTFSPPPSYQEDARSDMNSSKDSEPEQSPSHSADAAKNPGMLRSKVSGLSKLKCSSQHQSAKVQTLGPARASGLRKRLVGCGRKTSSPNNENKPGVQATISSLWKNFSFKNLADLWHSSCQFFERCKEDYSL encoded by the exons ATGGGAATATCCGGATTGCTGCAGTTCATCAAAGATGCAGCAGAGCCCatcaatgtgaaaaaatacaaaggCCAGTCCGTGGCTGTGGACACATATTGTTGGCTGCATAAAGGAGCATTTTCATGTGCTGAGAAGCTCGCAAAAGGAGAACCAACAGATCa GTATGTACGGTACTGCATGAAATTTGTGGACTTGCTGTTGACCTTAAGAGTCAAACCTATTCTGGTGTTTGATGGACGAAATCTGCCTTCAAAACAAGCTGTGGAAAAGTCCCGCAGAGA ACGCAGAGAAGCCAACCTTCAGAAAGGCCGACAGCTACTACGTGAAGGCAAAGTGTCTGAGGCCAGAGACTGTTTTACCCGCTGTGTTAACATCACCCCAGCCATGGCACACAATCTTATTAAG gCTGCGAGAGCAAGAGGGGTGGATTGCATTGTGGCTCCGTATGAAGCTGATGCCCAGTTAGCTTACCTCACTAAATCTGGTTTGGCCCACGCTGTCATCACAGAAGACTCTGACCTGCTGGCATTTGGCTGCAAAAAG GTTATCCTCAAAATGGACAAGCAAGGAAATGGCTTGGAGATAGACCAAAGTAACCTGGGCCGCTGTCGTTCCCTGGGTAATGTTTTAACAGAGGAGAAGTTTCGCTACATGTGCATCCTGTCTGGCTGTGATTATCTGCCCTCCTTGCATGGTATTGGCCTGAGCAAGGCCTGCAAGGTCTTACGGCTGGCCAAAGACCCTGATATACTGAAG GTGATCAGAAAGATGAGCCAATACCTAAAGATGAACCTAGTTGTTCCAGAAGAGTACATCGAGGGATTCATCAAAGCCAATAACACCTTTCTATACCAGCTGGTGTTTGATCCTGTCAAGAGGAAGACTGTGCCCCTCAACCCATACCCAGAGGACATTGACCCAGCCAGTCTCAGCTATGCTGGACT TCGTCTTGGAGATGACACAGGCTTGCAAATGGCCATGGGAAACCTTGACATCAACACCATGAAGAAGATCGATGACTTTTGCCCGGACAAACCCATTCTTCAG CCTTCTAAACCCCGCAGTCATAGCTGGAATGACTCACCAGCTCCCACTGGGCCCAGTATCTGGAGTAAAGACTTCAAGCAAGCAAATGGTGCCCCGTCCCAGAATGCTGTCCTCCTAGACAGGCCTCTCGCCACCAGGGGGAAGGAGAGAGTCATCAACCTGGACAGTCTGAGACTGCCTTGCCGAGAACTGCAGGTGAAGAGACCACGAGAAG ATTCCAGTATATCAGACCAGGATATGCTGCAGCAGTACTCTGCCTCAAGTCAGAAGCGATCCAGGTCAGCTCAGCAGCCACACAAGCCAACATTTACCAGGCAGCCCTGGCCACGTAGCTGCCTCCCTACTTTGCTACAGAGGAGGAACCAGGAGGCTGAGGAAGATGGCCAGGCCACATGTAGCAG ATTTTTCAGTAGATCAGGAGTCAGATTAAGCACTAAGGAGTCTGCGTGGGAGGATTTACCTCAGCAGTGTGAGCCTTGCCATTTAAGTCCCACTCAGATCAACTCTCTCAACACTCAGACTATTGACAGTGATGGTCCTGATGTTTCATCTGTGGATACCCCCAGCCCACATCCATCACCAAGCACCATGTCTCCTGGATCAGCCAGTCAGGGCCCAAGGCTGTTTCACTGGTCAGGGAGCACCACCTCGGACGAGCAATCAAGCAAGCCTGGCTCTGCTACAGGCCTGGTTGCCCTGCAGCAGTTTCAATACAAGAAGGACATTTCTTCCTTTTCGACAAAAACCCACATATCCCCTGGGGAAGCGTCAGCCCCATGTCCATCCTCCACTGACAGAAACCTAGAGGACAAGGACAACCTCCCAGATTCCCCTCCATCTCAGGACAGTGCCTTCTTCTCCCAGTCCCAGCCTAGCCTTGCTTCCTGCTACAACGAGGGAGACTCCACCTTCAGCCCCCCCCCATCCTACCAGGAGGATGCTAGATCT GATATGAATTCAAGCAAAGATTCTGAGCCAGAGCAGAGTCCCTCGCATTCAGCAGATGCAGCTAAGAATCCTGGCATGCTAAGATCAAAG GTCTCAGGTCTGTCGAAGCTTAAATGCAGCAGTCAGCATCAGTCAGCAAAGGTGCAAACGTTGGGCCCTGCCAGGGCCAGCGGACTGAGGAAAAGGCTTGTGGGTTGTGGGAGGAAAACCTCCTCCCCCAATAACGAGAATAAGCCTGGTGTCCAGGCCACCATCAGCAGCCTCTGGAAGAACTTCAGCTtcaaaaa CCTTGCAGACCTTTGGCATTCTAGCTGTCAGTTTTTTGAG agatGCAAGGAAGATTACTCCCTGTGA